Below is a genomic region from Deltaproteobacteria bacterium.
TCGGAAACGTCTTCGGTGAAAGCGAAACGCTGAGCCTGACCGCTCTGTGTGTCTATGGCCACCGTTTCAGGGGATAGTGGCGATGGCGTGTAGTGTTCGGGGGATGCGAGTTCCGGTGTACGAAAATCAGGACCAACGGCGCATCCCGCCGTCAGCATAACGATCATCGTGGCAAGCAAGATTCTCTTGAGCAAAAAACCGTCCATAATTTTTCCTGTGTGCATCCTCATTTACGTTAAGTGAACCGATGGCTTCGGATCAACCAGGATCATGCGCACCGCATCCCGGATTTCCAAATGTTTTACATGCATCTCGGTTCTGTTGGCCAGAAAATGATCGACCATCGCCCCGTGACAACTGCTGGCAAAAAGGAGTTTGGCCGCGGATATTGCGTTGATGCCTGCTGAAATACGTTTTATGCTTTGCTCCGCCATCAGATAAGCGGCGAGAATGTTGATGCTGCGGTCAGGTCCTATTTGACGTTCACGGACGATTTCCCGAATCCGATTTCGCAATTTATAATCGGAAAATACCGCGCAAATAATTGGGATTGCACGATAATGTGCCTCGTAAGCTATTTCCAGAACCCGTGTGAGATTCTCCTCCACCGTATTTTGTCCGACCAGAGAGGGGAGGCTGTCCAAGGTTTCGTGCAAATTTCGCAACCGGTGGAAAACGACTTCGTGGATCAACTCCGCCTTGTCCCGGAAATAATGGTAGAGGAGCCCTTCGGATACACCGGCCTGCTTGGCGATAACCCGGGTCGTGGAACGGACCAGGCCATTCTCCTGTAACAGAAAATCGGCTGCGGCAATGAGCTTGTGTTGGGTTTCGTTCATCAGTTTGTGCTTTACAACAGAGTATCACGTTCAGCAAAATAAGGGATGACCAAGCCCGAGGACACATTTTGAACAATTGATCAACTCTGTTAAACAAATGGTCATAAATTGTCAAGCGCATTATTTTCAGGCAAAGGAAATTGTTTTGTCAGTATGACCGCATGCAGGTCACAAATTTGCGCACCATTTGACTTTTTTCGGAAAAACCACCATGCGACGCCCTGGCGATGGAAATGGTCCAAAAGGAGGAATGGCCATTGAACCGATCTTCGGCCACCTCGAACAGGACCATCGTCTCCGGTGCCATTACCTCAAGGAAACCGAAGACGACCAGATCAACGCTCTGTTGGCCGGTTGCGGTTTCAATCTGAGGAAGCTTCCCCAGAGCTTTCTTTTGAGTCCTTTTCAAAGAGCGCTTTGGCGGTCACTTCTGGGCCATCAAGAACCTCTTGCTAACCCCCTTAAACGCCTGCTCCGTCGAAAATCGCGTTTTTCAGGGATAACCAATTATCCCGGACGGCAGGGGAAAAATGTCTATCCTGATTCCTGCGATGGCCGTCAATTACGGTCGTATGTCGTGATGGCAAGAGCATGTTCAGAACGCCTATACGCCTGTAATCACATAACGATGGTTTGGTGACTGTAAAAATTGCGTCTAAGGCAAAGACGTATAAACTGCCGATCAATAGATGCAGTGCGCCTATCGACTGCTCTACTCAAGAGGCACGGGGGGTGAAATATCGGGTCTGCGCTAAACACTCTCTAAGCGAAGCACTCGGTGACGGTTCATAAGGTCTTGCAGGTTTTTTGGCCCCGGTCAAGTTGCCGAAATGAAAGTATCGACGGCGTCCATATACCTTTTCAATCCCCCTATCAGTAGATCGTTATGACCGGCCCGGGGAATGAAACACACCCTTTTGAGCGGGGCGCCGGAAAGTTCGTAGAGACTCCGGCCTTCCCCGACAGGGATTATTTCGTCTTCTTCGCCATGAATAATGAGGGTGGGGATTTTTATTGCCCCTATCTTGATGTCGTTGCCAAATCCTACCGGTTCCAGATCATCCTCAAGGAGGTGCGTCATACCGATTCGTCGCAGTTGGTTGCGGGCCGAGGCGAAGCCGCTCTCCACGATCAATCCCGCCAACTGTTTTGAATGGCGATAAGCTATCTCGATAGCCGGAGCACTGCCCAGAGAGCGCCCCATCACGTAATGCCTTCCGGTAAATCGCCGTTCGGAAAGAAAGCCCGAAAATCCCCGGAAAAGCGGATGGGCGTCCCGTATCATGGCGCCGGGGGTTGGGTCCCCGCTGCTCATGCCGTATCCCCGGTAGTCTGTTACAAACAGGTTCAGGCCGAGTTCCCGGTACATTGGGGCTACGAAATCATAATCGGAGGCTATTTCTCCATTGCCGTGGAAATAAATAATGTTCGGCGCCTCTTCCCCAAAAGGGTAGAATCGGCAACCGATCTCCACCCCCGGTTCTACCTCAATAAAATGATTGAAGGTCCTTGGGTTTGTTGAGTCCGCGATAAACTCACGGCGAGGGAATAACAGCCTTCGGGTGATTTCCGGGTGGTCATAAAGCCGCAATCCCTTTTCAAAATCGGTCATAATCTTGTTACCATGAAACGTGATGGATTTCGCTTCCGCCTACCTTGCATATCACACTTCATCCCTTCCATTCAACAGGGACTCCGGCGACAAAAAAGTGCCAAAAAGTGTTGACAAATAGTTCCGGACACGAATATGAAATGTAGCGGTGGTAAACACGGATGGTGAAGCTTGGAGTAAAATCCCTTCTAAATCCGTGTTATTGTTAATAATTAGGAGGAGAGGGCATGTTGGAGCTTGAAAAGGCACGTATGGTGGGAAGGGGGAAGCATCGAGCCTGTTATGCGCATCCGCATGACGGGAATCTTTGCGTCAAGGTGCTTCTTCCGCAGAAATCCAAGACACCCTTGATCGAGGCGGCCCGCGAGGTTGCTTACTATGACCTGCTTGAAAAAAGGGGCGTCCCCTGGACCATGCTGCCGAAGTATCACGGGGAAATACCAACCAGTCGCGGTCGGGGGTTTGTTTTTGACATGATTCGGGATCACGACGGTGGCGTATCCCGCACCCTTGGTCATTATCTGGCTTCGTCCGAGGATACGGACAGATATGCCGAACCACTGGGAAAGGCCTTCGATCGCCTAAAGGACTATTTGCTAGAATGGCGGATTGTTACGATGACGCTCAAGGCCAAAAACATTCTTTGCCAGAAAATCCGTGAAGATGAGGTGAAGCTGGTCGTTGTGGACAACATCGGCACCTCCGATTTTATTCCGGTCAGCAAGTACATCGATTTCCTGGCGGAAAGAAAAATACGGCGAAAGTGGCGGCAGTTTGAAAGGGATTTACGAAAAACGTACCCTAAAAATGCCCTCGTGCAGCGGAAATTCAAGCCCTGACAGGTCTGTGGGGTGTCATTATCCACTCCGAATCACCCCGTACGCCCTGCTGGACAATCTGATGTTGATCGGCTAGGATGTTCCGGAATCCCGGATGAAGCAGCGGGGATCTTCGGCGAGATAATCTCCGCTGTAGGCCAGGGCTCTGCCTCGGCACCCTCCACAAATTGTACGGTACCGACAGTCACCGCAAAGCCCCTTCAGCATATTTTCTCGATTTCTCAGGTTGCGAAACACGCTGGAGGTTTCGTAGATGGACTTAAAAGACTCCATCCTCACGTTGCCGCCGCTGATTTCAACAAACGGGCAGGGCCAGACATCGCCGTTGGCCTTCACGTAGGCAAACCCGCGGCCTGCGGCACAACCATGGAAGACCTGCTCCGCCACCCGCCTCCATAGTCCGTTGGTACACTGCTTTTTTTCCAGAAGATATGGCCAGTACTGGGGACCCGCGACCGGTTCAACGATGGCCCCGCAGTTTTTCTGCTTCCGGGAAATCAATTCGCTCAATTGCCTGTTCGCGGATTTTTTCAGGGTGGCCTTCTCGATTCTTTCGCCCCGACCGACGGCAACCAACTGGTACATCAGCATGATTCCTCCGTCGATTCGGTCCACGAACTCAATGAGATCCCCCAAGTCTGGCATGTTGTATTCCATCGCCGTGGTGTTGATCTGTACGAGGATTCCCGCTTTTCTTGTGGCTTCGATTGCCCGCTGAACCAAGTTGAAGGCATCGGGTGAGTTCCGGATAAAATTATGGCGTTCAGGATTTGGCGAATCGAGGCTGATGGCGTTACACACCACACCGTGCTCTTTCAGTTTAACCGCCATTTCCTCATCGATAAGTGTACCGTTGGTGGCGATAATGTTGGCGAAGCCGACATTTTGTGAGTGGCGGAGGAGTTCGAAAATATCGGGGCGCACGAGAGGTTCCCCCCCCGTATAGACGAGGGAGCGGAAACCACTCACCTCGGCGATCTGATCGATGAGCTTTTTCCCCTCATCGGTGGTCAGTTCATCCGGACCGGGTTTGCCGCTTGTCGCATGGCAGTGGATGCAGGTCAGGTTACAGGCGGAGGTGACTTCCCATACGGGATGACCGGGATAGCCGATGCAACCCATTCCGGTGGCGCCATTGGAAACCGGGATGGAAGAGAAGGCATGACGGCAAAGCCACAGGGGAAATTTCTTCCAGCCGTTCAAGTAGGTCATGAGAAGAACGCTTCCCAATTGTCGTAACAGCAGCGACGGGGGATTAAAAAAAGATTTTACCGACATGCGATGATTAAGGAGGCCCATATACTTTGTACTCTCTCTATTTTATTATCATTTCAATGTTCAGGTCCAGGCGTAGATGAAGGCGGCGGTCGTGCCCAGATTTACGACGATATTCATTCCACAGAGAATTTCCAGGGTTTCAGGCTTTCTGTGCCAGCCCTTGCGAAGCAAAAGGATGATCAGCAGGGAAAAGAAAAAGACCGGCAGATAAACATGGAGCATTTTTGGGGGAACGCCGGCATGGATCGAGATAAAGGTCATGATCCATGCGGTGACGGAGACAGCGAGAAAGAGGACCAGGCCCTTTCCCTGCCCCAGCCGAACGAGGAGATTCTTTTTCCCGACGGCATGGTCGGCTGCATAATCGTGAAATTCATTCAGAAGAATAACGTTAAAAATTGTTAGCGCAATCGGTATGCTGATCCAATGAATCAGCGGATGGATAAATCCGGTTTGCAGATAGAAGGCTGTGGCGATGGGAAGCCATCCGAAACAGAAGGCGATAAAAAACTCACCGTAACCTCGTTCGACGAGCCGCACCGGTTTCGTGGAATAGAAGAAACCCGAAAGCCCCCCCAGGCAGCCGAGCAGCAGGGTGTACGGACCGGTGCCGCATCCGAACTGAAGAACCAGCCCCAGGGCCGCTGCCAAAAAAATGGATACGATGCTGGTTAATAAGGGTATCCGTCGGGGCAGTATCCCAGTCTGCATAATTCCGGATCCCCCGGCGAAACGACTTTTGAACTTTGCTTTCGAAAGCGCGTCTTCTCTGTGGTCGAAGTATTCTCCGGATTGGTAGGTCGACAGCAGGATAAAAAATACCGCCAGCACCCCAATAAAAAACACCGAATTCTTGAAGATGTCCTCTGTTTTCCAGGCCAGGTATGTCCCCAGGCAAAAGGGCAAAATGCCGACCGTATGAAAGGGAGGTCGGGAAAGGCTGATCCAGGCCAGGGTCTTTCCTGCGATTCGCCGGTGAAGGGTTGATCTTGTAAGATACGATGCTTTATCCATTTTCCGTAATAGACCCTGCCGCACTGTTGTCCTCTGCAAGAAAAGGGCAAGTCTTTTTATTTTAGGGAATGCATTGCGTTTCACGCCCTAGCACAAAGGCTGTCGGGTGTC
It encodes:
- a CDS encoding TetR/AcrR family transcriptional regulator: MNETQHKLIAAADFLLQENGLVRSTTRVIAKQAGVSEGLLYHYFRDKAELIHEVVFHRLRNLHETLDSLPSLVGQNTVEENLTRVLEIAYEAHYRAIPIICAVFSDYKLRNRIREIVRERQIGPDRSINILAAYLMAEQSIKRISAGINAISAAKLLFASSCHGAMVDHFLANRTEMHVKHLEIRDAVRMILVDPKPSVHLT
- a CDS encoding alpha/beta hydrolase — translated: MTDFEKGLRLYDHPEITRRLLFPRREFIADSTNPRTFNHFIEVEPGVEIGCRFYPFGEEAPNIIYFHGNGEIASDYDFVAPMYRELGLNLFVTDYRGYGMSSGDPTPGAMIRDAHPLFRGFSGFLSERRFTGRHYVMGRSLGSAPAIEIAYRHSKQLAGLIVESGFASARNQLRRIGMTHLLEDDLEPVGFGNDIKIGAIKIPTLIIHGEEDEIIPVGEGRSLYELSGAPLKRVCFIPRAGHNDLLIGGLKRYMDAVDTFISAT
- a CDS encoding radical SAM protein, which encodes MSVKSFFNPPSLLLRQLGSVLLMTYLNGWKKFPLWLCRHAFSSIPVSNGATGMGCIGYPGHPVWEVTSACNLTCIHCHATSGKPGPDELTTDEGKKLIDQIAEVSGFRSLVYTGGEPLVRPDIFELLRHSQNVGFANIIATNGTLIDEEMAVKLKEHGVVCNAISLDSPNPERHNFIRNSPDAFNLVQRAIEATRKAGILVQINTTAMEYNMPDLGDLIEFVDRIDGGIMLMYQLVAVGRGERIEKATLKKSANRQLSELISRKQKNCGAIVEPVAGPQYWPYLLEKKQCTNGLWRRVAEQVFHGCAAGRGFAYVKANGDVWPCPFVEISGGNVRMESFKSIYETSSVFRNLRNRENMLKGLCGDCRYRTICGGCRGRALAYSGDYLAEDPRCFIRDSGTS
- a CDS encoding prenyltransferase is translated as MDKASYLTRSTLHRRIAGKTLAWISLSRPPFHTVGILPFCLGTYLAWKTEDIFKNSVFFIGVLAVFFILLSTYQSGEYFDHREDALSKAKFKSRFAGGSGIMQTGILPRRIPLLTSIVSIFLAAALGLVLQFGCGTGPYTLLLGCLGGLSGFFYSTKPVRLVERGYGEFFIAFCFGWLPIATAFYLQTGFIHPLIHWISIPIALTIFNVILLNEFHDYAADHAVGKKNLLVRLGQGKGLVLFLAVSVTAWIMTFISIHAGVPPKMLHVYLPVFFFSLLIILLLRKGWHRKPETLEILCGMNIVVNLGTTAAFIYAWT